In the Kaistella sp. 97-N-M2 genome, one interval contains:
- a CDS encoding hemolysin family protein — translation MELLIIILLVLLNGVFAMSEMSLVSSRKFKLENSKKKGSAGAKKALELSENPTKFLSTVQIGITLIGILLGVYSGENLTNDFKNFLDQFAFLQSFSKPLATVGIVIFITYLSILLGELLPKRIAMTFPEKIITMLAKPMDILSKVTSPFVLLLTTSNNLLLKVLGIKSTSDSIVTEEEIKSIVRESAQEGQIDQIEHNIVERVFELGDRKINTLLTHRNAMSYLNITDSLEIVLKKISDNKHSAYPVTSGHSLDYITGIVLMKDLFPIENPESFELKNHLRQPIYLNENFYAYKVLEIFKKEQNHYGIVIDEYGNTVGMVTMHDVLDALVGDTSTDENFDYRIVQRSENSWLADAQFPIVEFIKYFDLEYEFDNKDNYTTLVGFFLNERGSTEVGDKVKIEDLELEIIDKDRQRVDKILITRNAL, via the coding sequence ATGGAATTACTCATCATTATTTTACTCGTCTTGCTGAACGGAGTTTTCGCAATGTCGGAAATGTCGCTCGTCTCCTCCCGAAAATTTAAACTTGAAAACTCGAAGAAAAAAGGCAGCGCCGGCGCAAAAAAAGCTCTGGAGCTTTCCGAAAATCCTACCAAATTTCTGTCCACCGTACAGATCGGCATCACGCTCATCGGGATTTTACTTGGGGTTTATTCCGGCGAGAACCTGACGAACGATTTTAAAAATTTTCTGGATCAGTTTGCTTTCCTTCAGTCGTTTTCGAAGCCTTTGGCAACGGTAGGCATTGTTATTTTCATCACCTATCTTTCGATTCTGTTGGGCGAGTTATTGCCGAAAAGGATTGCGATGACGTTCCCGGAAAAAATCATTACGATGCTCGCGAAACCCATGGATATTCTGTCGAAAGTGACCTCGCCTTTCGTGCTCTTGCTTACGACTTCCAATAATCTGTTGTTAAAAGTTTTAGGAATTAAAAGCACCTCAGACAGCATCGTCACAGAAGAAGAAATTAAATCCATTGTTCGAGAAAGCGCGCAGGAAGGCCAGATAGACCAAATCGAACATAATATTGTAGAGCGCGTTTTTGAGTTGGGCGACCGTAAGATCAACACACTTTTAACGCACCGAAATGCGATGAGTTATCTCAATATCACAGACAGTCTGGAAATTGTTCTGAAAAAAATCAGCGACAACAAGCACAGCGCCTACCCCGTAACGTCCGGTCACAGTTTGGACTACATCACCGGAATCGTTTTGATGAAAGACCTTTTCCCTATCGAAAATCCCGAAAGCTTTGAGCTGAAGAACCATCTTCGCCAGCCCATTTATCTGAATGAAAATTTCTATGCGTACAAAGTCCTCGAAATTTTTAAGAAGGAGCAAAACCATTACGGAATCGTCATTGACGAGTACGGAAATACCGTCGGGATGGTTACGATGCACGATGTTCTCGATGCTTTGGTGGGCGACACGTCGACGGATGAGAACTTTGATTACCGAATTGTTCAGCGCAGCGAAAATTCCTGGCTGGCAGACGCGCAGTTTCCGATCGTTGAATTTATCAAATATTTTGATCTAGAGTACGAATTCGATAACAAAGACAATTACACCACATTGGTTGGATTTTTCCTGAATGAAAGAGGCTCCACCGAAGTTGGAGACAAAGTGAAAATTGAAGATCTGGAACTCGAAATCATCGATAAGGACCGACAACGCGTTGATAAAATTCTGATCACGCGAAACGCGCTATAA